Within the Fervidobacterium gondwanense DSM 13020 genome, the region AAGTTGGAATAAAACTACCAGAAAAATTCGACAGGATAAGTTACGAAGAAGCGATGGAAAAGTACGGTTCAGACAAGCCAGACAGAAGATACGGCATGGAACTCCAAGATTTGACTCAATTTTTCAAAAGTTCAGAATTCAAAATAATCCAAGACGTCCTATCGAAAGGTGGTTCGGTCAAGGGATTTAAAGCTCGTATACCGATGAGTAGGAAAATAGCAGATGAGTATTCCGAATTTGTCAAGAATTTCGGACTTGGTGGTGTGCTCTGGTTTAGGCTTGAAAATGGTCAAATCGCATCGACAACAGTTAAATATCTTGAAAAAGAGTACACAGAGATCTCGAAAGCGTATTCAATGGAAGAAGGAGACGTATTCATATTGGCAGCACATGATAATAGAGAAAGGCTTAGCGAGGCGCTCGGAGCCTTGAGACTCAAAATCGGAAGAGAACATGTGAAAGTCGAAGGTTTCGATGCACTGTGGGTAATCGACTTCCCGTTCCTCGAATGGAGTGAAGAAGAAAATAGATTCGTCGCGAGACACCACCCATTCACAATGCCGTATGAAGAAGACATAAACAGCGGTGTGGAACTCTCAAAAGTCAGAGCTCACGCATACGACATGGTAATTAACGGCTTTGAAGTCGGTGGCGGGAGTATAAGGATACACTCAAGAGAACTCCAAGAAAAAGTTTTTGATATAATAGGACTGACAAAGGAAGAGGCACAAGAGAAATTCGGCTTCTTCTTAGATGCTCTTAGATACGGTGTACCACCTCATGGCGGTATAGCATTTGGTTTAGATAGACTTGCTGCCATTGCGGTTGGTGCGGATAATATAAGAGAAGTTATCGCATTCCCAAAAACATCGAGCGGAACGTGTCTACTTACAAACGCGCCGTCAAAAGTTTATCCATCGCAGCTTGAAGAGCTCGGTATCACTCTGAAAGAGTAAGTATTTTTGAGATAACAAATCAGGAGGTGTGGTTATGGCTATTAAATTTGACAAGAAGGAACAGGCTGACAAGCTAATTGTTATTATTCATGGCGAAATTGATGCATACCATTCTGGAGAAGTGAAGAAATTTCTTAAAGATGTCATCACTGAGTCCAAAACTAACAAAATAGTGCTCGACATGTCAGAAGTAAATTACATTGACAGCGCTGGTTTGGGCAGCCTGGTTGCACTTTACAAAGATGCGCGAATGGCTGAAAAGGAGTTAGTCCTCGCGTCGTTAAAACAAACCGTAATGCGTATATTTGAAATGACAAGGCTTGATAGAGTATTTAAGATAGTTCAGACAGTCGAGGAGGCTTGATAAATTGTACTGCAAAATAGCAATAGACGGACCAGCCGGATCCGGGAAGACTACTGTTGCCAAAGAGCTTGCCAGAAGGCTTAACATAGATTACCTCGATACTGGTGCTATGTACAGAATTGTTGGGCTTTATCTTAAAGAAAGTGGTATAGGTCCCGATGCTGACGAAGAAGAAATTCAGAAAAAACTTGAGAATTTGTTTATTGAATACAAAGATGGGAATTATTTAGTTAATGGTAAGATTGTAGGAGATGAGATTCGTACCGCCGAAGCCGGAGTTTACGCTTCGCAATATGGTGCCAATCCGGCGGTGCGAAATTTTCTTACTAACTTGCAGAAAGAGATATGTAAGAATCGAAGCATAGTTGCAGAGGGGAGAGATATCGGTACAGTTGTGATGCCAGATGCACAAGTGAAAATCTTCCTTGTAGCATCTCCAGAAGTCCGAGCTAAAAGAAGATACGAAGAACTTAAAGCAAAAGGAAAAGAAATAAGTTTTGATATCTTGCTTAATCAGATCATTGAACGCGACAAAAACGACACATCAAGAGAGATTGCACCACTTGTTAAAGCTCCAGACGCGGTAGAAATCGACACTTCAAATATGACAATAGAAGAAGTGATAGAAGAAATTTTGAGAATAGTCAAGAACAAATGCAGAGTGATTGACAATTAATCTATTAGGGAGTTTCACATATGCCAGCCAAAATTTTGATTGGTCCGTATGGTTTTTGTTTTGGCGTTGAACGAGCTGTGGATAATGTAATTGCATTATTGGAAAAAGGCGAAAAGCTTTTCACAGATGGCGAGGTTGTTCATAACAAGAACGTAATTTCGCACTTGAAAAGTCTCGGATTAAGCTCGGAACCTGTTGAAAATGGCACTTTTGTAATAAGAGCACACGGACTGCCGCCAAAGATAACTCAAGAAATAGCAAAGAACCATAAAATATTGGATCTTACTTGTCCAATCGTGCTGAACGTCTTTAAATTAGCAGAAAAACTGAATTCTCAAGGTTTCACGATAGTTGTATTTGGGAAACCCGACCATGCAGAGATGATCGCGCTGAAAGGGCATGTCCAAAGCGCTATCATAACAAAAGAACCTCTCAAAATTGATTCAAAGAAGATAGCGTTACTCAGTCAAACGACAAGCTCAAGCGATGACTTCCATACATTTGTCGAAAAAATGAAGGAATTGAATTCTGATGCCGAAATATCTGTATACAACACGGTATGTGGTGTTACCACAGAACGGGAAGATGCAGCAAAAGAACTCTCAAAAATGTGCGATTTAGTAATAGTAGTTGGTGGAAAAAACAGCTCGAATACAAGAAAACTTTACGATATCTCTTCAAAAGGAACCTTAACACTTCATGTTGAAGATTTGAAAGAATTCGAAGAGATGTTAAAAAGCAAAGCAGAGATTGAAAGCATCATTACCAATGAAAATTCAACGATTGGAGTGCTCAGTGGAACGTCAACATCACAAAGAGATGTTAATATCCTTGTGAAACACATTCTTGAAAAATACGGTGGGAGGGAAAGTTTCATGGCGGAATTAAACAGAAACAGCACATCACAGGTCGAACAACAGGAAAACTTCGAAGAACTTCTCGAGCAGTACGAAAGAGCAACAGAGGCAAGCCCTGTGGGTAGGGGGAAAATAGTAGAAGGCATCGTCACAGAAATTACGCCAACAGGACTAACCGTAGACTTTGGATGGAAAGGCACAGGCGTTGTACCATTGGAAGAGATGTACAAAGAATTATCAGAGTACAAAGTCGGTGACAAAATCATTGTGAGGATAGAAAAGCTGAACGAAGATGAAGGCACAGCTCTGCTCTCCGAAAAGAAACCGATGGCAAGGAAGGTAATTGAAAACATAGGCAAAGCTTATTCAGAACAGAAAACAGTATATGGAAGAATAATCGAAAGGATAAAGGGTGGTTACAGAGTTATTCTCGAGAATATTGTCGAAGCATTCTTGCCTGGCAGCGAATCTAATATAAAAGAGGGAGAAGAGCTTCCAAGGGAAAAAATGCACTTTGCAATTATAAACTTCGAACAGCGCGGGAAGAAATTGAACATAGTAGTCTCCAGAAAGCGCTTATTCCAAAAACTAATAAATGAATTTTTTGAAACGCGTAAACAAGGCGATGTCATAGAAGGAATAGTGGAGCAAATAGATGAAAGGGGCGCGTTTGTAAAGATTGGTGGCATACTGACTGGATTCTTACCAAATAGCGAAATATCTTATAACTCATCGATCAAGGCATCCGATGTATTAAGCATAGGTAAAGTTATGAAATTCTTAGTTAAAGAATTAGACCCAGCACGAAAGAGAATAACGCTGAGCCTCAAAGCACTGATGCCAGACCCATGGGAAAGTGTTGATAAGAAATTCAAGGTCGGTCAAAACGTAACTGGCGTGGTGACATCAGTCAAACCGTTCGGATTCTTTGCCAAAATAGATGATGGAATTGAAGGTCTCGTTCCTGTTTCTGAAATTTTTTGGGGCAAACCCGGCAAAGTTACAGATGTCGTAAATGTTGGAGAGCATGTAAAACTTCAAATATTGGAAATCGTACCTGAAAAGAGAAGGATACTCCTTAGTTATAAGTCCGTCGAAGGTGATATATGGGAAAGGCTCCAGCAAAAACACCCTGAAGGTAGTGTCGCAGAAGGAAAGGTTATAAAAGTTTTACCAAATGGTGTAATAATTGAAATCGAGCCAGGACTCACTGCCTTCTGCAATATATCGGAAATTTCCTGGAATTTTGTTGACAAAATCGAAGATGTCGTAGCAGAAGGTCAGCATGTAAAATTCCAAATTCTCTCAATCGACAAAGAAAACAAAAAGGTCAGAGTAAGCATTAGAAAAGCAACCGAAAATCCATGGGAGAAATTTGCCGCAGCACACAAAGAAGGAGATACAGTCAGTGCTAAGATAATAAAAAGCGTAGATAAAGGCTACATCGGCGTGTGTGAAAATGTAGAGGTGTACATTCCGAAAACACAAGTTTACGAAAATTTAAGCATTGGAGAAGAAGTAAGTGGTAAAATAATAAAGTTGGAGAAACAAAAAGACATTTATAAAATAATCGTCAGTCCAAAAGCATACGGAAGCGAAACAATGAAAAATATGCAAAATCAAGAAAAAACGAACTTTTCAAATGTAACTTTGGAACAAACGCTGGAGGGAAAAGCAAATAATGCCACTGAATCGGAAAGAACCGAAGAAACAACCGGAGGAGAAAAGTGAATTAACTGGATCAAAATTTGGAAAAGCGCCTATAGTTTTGATAGTAGGTAAAAGTAATGTTGGAAAATCGACACTTTTTAACAAACTGATTGGAAAGAGGAAATCAATTGTTGCAGATGAACAGGGAACAACAAGAGACGCGGTCATAGACCGCGTCCTTTGGTATGATAAATCATTCCAGCTGGTGGATACTTGCGGTATATTCGAAGGAAAAGAAAATGAAATATACGAGAGAAGTAGAGACGCAACCATTAAAGCTCTTGAAGAAAGTGCTCTTGTTCTTTTTATTGTCGACGGCAAGAATGGATTATCGTCTGAAGATCACACTATAGCTTCAATTCTAAGAAAATCAGGTGCGGACGTACTACTGGTCGCGAACAAAACCGAAAGCGAGAAATACTACCAGAAGGTTTATTCTGAACTCTTTTCATTGGGATTTGGAGAGCCGTTCCCAGTTTCGGCAGAACAGAGCAAGAACTTGGACGAGCTAATAGAGAATGTGATCAGCAGGCTTGAGGAAAAAGGCTTCGATTTAGAATACACTGAAAATAACGAAAATTTGATCAGAGTAACGATAGCTGGCAAACCAAATGCTGGCAAATCCTCCCTCTTTAACATGATAATTAATGAAGAAAGGGCTTTAGTCACTCCCATAGCTGGCACTACGCGAGACACAATAGACGAAATTGTAAAAATAGGGGACAAGAATTACCTATTTGTCGACACAGCAGGGTTAAGGAAAAAAAGCAAGATTGAAGACTTCATAGAAAGAATAAGTACTTTGCGAACAATAGAGGCAATTGAAAAATCCGATGTCGTCGTTCTGGTAATCGATTCGACCCAAGGAATAACAAGACAAGATCAGAGAATTGCCGGTCTTGCCGAGAAGAATGGGAAGGGCCTCGTTGTTGTTTTCAACAAATGGGATCTTGTGAAACACGCAGACAGGCGTGTAAAAGACTTTATGGACATGTTTAAGGAAAAGCTCTACTTCGTTGATTTTGCTCCCGTAATCTTCACCAGTGCGGTTAACAAAGTTGGATATAAAGAATTGATGAAGGCTATTAACACTGCTTACGCTTCGCTCCATAAGAAAGTACCTACAAGTGCTGTTAATGCCGCTATACAAAGAATGATAGCTAAGCCACCTCACGGACTGAAGTTGTATTATGGACTTCAAGTGGATATAAGGCCTCCGACATTTTTATTCTTCGTAAACAAAATCGAAGTTCCGGAAAGCTTTCAGAACGCTATAAGGAAAAACATAAGGGAGCAAATTGATCCATTTACAGGTGCACCTATATTCCTGAAATTCAAAGAAAGAGAGTAGCGCTAATGAAGAAAGATAATGACGCGCAAAGAACAGAACCGCTTACGGATGATTTTATTAAAAACTTAGAAAAACTCATAGAAGAAACTGACTGTCCAGAATGTGTAAAATGTGGCTGGTGCTGTAAACATACGGTGTGCTATTATGGCGAATGGGATTACGAAAAGAGACAGTGCAAATTTTTAACGGAAGAAAATCTATGCAGTAAATACGATGAGATAAATGCTTTTGAGGATAAGATAAGGTTGGACAAGAAGAGCAGATTATTTGGAAGCGGTTGCTGCTTAAACTATGAAAACCCTTATAGGCTCGAAATTCTCAGAAGGTTAGGTAAATAAAATAGATCGTTTTACGGGGGGCGAAGGATGTACGATTCTAAAAAGTTGAAGAAGGTAGTAATGTACAG harbors:
- the cmk gene encoding (d)CMP kinase, producing MYCKIAIDGPAGSGKTTVAKELARRLNIDYLDTGAMYRIVGLYLKESGIGPDADEEEIQKKLENLFIEYKDGNYLVNGKIVGDEIRTAEAGVYASQYGANPAVRNFLTNLQKEICKNRSIVAEGRDIGTVVMPDAQVKIFLVASPEVRAKRRYEELKAKGKEISFDILLNQIIERDKNDTSREIAPLVKAPDAVEIDTSNMTIEEVIEEILRIVKNKCRVIDN
- the der gene encoding ribosome biogenesis GTPase Der, whose protein sequence is MPLNRKEPKKQPEEKSELTGSKFGKAPIVLIVGKSNVGKSTLFNKLIGKRKSIVADEQGTTRDAVIDRVLWYDKSFQLVDTCGIFEGKENEIYERSRDATIKALEESALVLFIVDGKNGLSSEDHTIASILRKSGADVLLVANKTESEKYYQKVYSELFSLGFGEPFPVSAEQSKNLDELIENVISRLEEKGFDLEYTENNENLIRVTIAGKPNAGKSSLFNMIINEERALVTPIAGTTRDTIDEIVKIGDKNYLFVDTAGLRKKSKIEDFIERISTLRTIEAIEKSDVVVLVIDSTQGITRQDQRIAGLAEKNGKGLVVVFNKWDLVKHADRRVKDFMDMFKEKLYFVDFAPVIFTSAVNKVGYKELMKAINTAYASLHKKVPTSAVNAAIQRMIAKPPHGLKLYYGLQVDIRPPTFLFFVNKIEVPESFQNAIRKNIREQIDPFTGAPIFLKFKERE
- a CDS encoding bifunctional 4-hydroxy-3-methylbut-2-enyl diphosphate reductase/30S ribosomal protein S1, whose protein sequence is MPAKILIGPYGFCFGVERAVDNVIALLEKGEKLFTDGEVVHNKNVISHLKSLGLSSEPVENGTFVIRAHGLPPKITQEIAKNHKILDLTCPIVLNVFKLAEKLNSQGFTIVVFGKPDHAEMIALKGHVQSAIITKEPLKIDSKKIALLSQTTSSSDDFHTFVEKMKELNSDAEISVYNTVCGVTTEREDAAKELSKMCDLVIVVGGKNSSNTRKLYDISSKGTLTLHVEDLKEFEEMLKSKAEIESIITNENSTIGVLSGTSTSQRDVNILVKHILEKYGGRESFMAELNRNSTSQVEQQENFEELLEQYERATEASPVGRGKIVEGIVTEITPTGLTVDFGWKGTGVVPLEEMYKELSEYKVGDKIIVRIEKLNEDEGTALLSEKKPMARKVIENIGKAYSEQKTVYGRIIERIKGGYRVILENIVEAFLPGSESNIKEGEELPREKMHFAIINFEQRGKKLNIVVSRKRLFQKLINEFFETRKQGDVIEGIVEQIDERGAFVKIGGILTGFLPNSEISYNSSIKASDVLSIGKVMKFLVKELDPARKRITLSLKALMPDPWESVDKKFKVGQNVTGVVTSVKPFGFFAKIDDGIEGLVPVSEIFWGKPGKVTDVVNVGEHVKLQILEIVPEKRRILLSYKSVEGDIWERLQQKHPEGSVAEGKVIKVLPNGVIIEIEPGLTAFCNISEISWNFVDKIEDVVAEGQHVKFQILSIDKENKKVRVSIRKATENPWEKFAAAHKEGDTVSAKIIKSVDKGYIGVCENVEVYIPKTQVYENLSIGEEVSGKIIKLEKQKDIYKIIVSPKAYGSETMKNMQNQEKTNFSNVTLEQTLEGKANNATESERTEETTGGEK
- the aspS gene encoding aspartate--tRNA ligase, giving the protein MYRTHTCGELRASDEGKRVVLAGWIERIRDLGGVKFIVLRDRYGRTQIVVNPDSPAYETVTQLSREDVINIEGVVRKRPPNAVTSELTGEIEVLAEKLNILSKSDLPPFYPGDDVSEEMRLKYRYLDLRTQRMTNNIITRHKLAFAARRYLSENNFLEIETPYLTKSTPEGARDFLVPSRLKKGSFYALPQSPQLMKQILMVSGMDRYFQIVRCFRDEDLRADRQPEFTQIDIEMSFVHMEDVLQLAEELIRSMYAEVGIKLPEKFDRISYEEAMEKYGSDKPDRRYGMELQDLTQFFKSSEFKIIQDVLSKGGSVKGFKARIPMSRKIADEYSEFVKNFGLGGVLWFRLENGQIASTTVKYLEKEYTEISKAYSMEEGDVFILAAHDNRERLSEALGALRLKIGREHVKVEGFDALWVIDFPFLEWSEEENRFVARHHPFTMPYEEDINSGVELSKVRAHAYDMVINGFEVGGGSIRIHSRELQEKVFDIIGLTKEEAQEKFGFFLDALRYGVPPHGGIAFGLDRLAAIAVGADNIREVIAFPKTSSGTCLLTNAPSKVYPSQLEELGITLKE
- a CDS encoding STAS domain-containing protein; this encodes MAIKFDKKEQADKLIVIIHGEIDAYHSGEVKKFLKDVITESKTNKIVLDMSEVNYIDSAGLGSLVALYKDARMAEKELVLASLKQTVMRIFEMTRLDRVFKIVQTVEEA